A region of Chiloscyllium punctatum isolate Juve2018m chromosome 44, sChiPun1.3, whole genome shotgun sequence DNA encodes the following proteins:
- the arsa gene encoding arylsulfatase A, which translates to MLQLLLLLLTSNLGLAATSRPGVVLILADDLGYGDPGCFGHPSSQTPNLDWLAAEGRRFSDFYSAASVCSPSRAALLTGRYPSRSGIYPGVFYPASKGGLPLNETTIAELLKQQGYQTAMVGKWHLGYGLNGSYLPIHQGFDKFLGIPYSHDQGPCQNLTCFPPDTKCFGECDQGVVLLPVFKNDKIIQQPVHFTKLTPMYDNFARHFILKAAKKQKPFFLYYASHHTHYPQFASTDFAGKSKRGPLGDALMEFDASVGVILNALRKAGVENNTLVFFTSDNGPELRRQIRGGNAGLLRCGKGTTYDGGMREPAIAYWPGRITPGVTHELASTLDILPTVASISGAKLPQVKLDGYDMSDILFNNGKSKRETMFYYPVARSKELGVFAVRYGKYKAHYYTEGSILSDTSPDESCHWTAPVMRHIPPLLFDLEADPSENYILSCYELPTFASIIEQIQNETVKFESGMEFGESQMERGLDPELEPCIKPGCEPRPQCCQQT; encoded by the exons ATGTTACAGCTGCTGCTCCTGCTGCTGACATCGAACCTCGGTCTTGCTGCTACCTCCAGACCGGGGGTGGTGCTGATCTTGGCCGATGACCTCGGATACGGCGACCCGGGCTGCTTCGGGCACCCGAGCTCCCAAACTCCGAACCTGGACTGGCTGGCGGCGGAGGGAAGGAGATTCAGCGACTTCTACAGCGCGGCCAGTGTCTGCAGCCCGTCTCG GGCAGCTTTGCTCACAGGCCGCTACCCCTCTCGGTCAGGGATTTATCCAGGTGTTTTCTACCCTGCGTCAAAGGGTGGTCTTCCCCTAAATGAAACCACCATCGCTGAGCTGCTAAAACAGCAAGGATACCAAACAGCAATGGTGGGTAAGTGGCATTTGGGCTATGGGCTCAATGGGAGCTACTTACCCATCCATCAGGGTTTTGATAAATTCTTGGGCATCCCCTACTCCCATGATCAGGGGCCCTGCCAGAACTTGACGTGTTTCCCACCAGATACCAAGTGCTTTGGAGAGTGCGACCAAGGTGTGGTCCTTCTGCCCGTGTTCAAGAATGACAAGATTATCCAACAGCCGGTCCACTTTACCAAGCTCACTCCAATGTATGATAACTTTGCAAGACACTTCATTCTGAAAGCAGCAAAGAAGCAGAAGCCATTCTTCCTTTACTATGCATCACAT CATACCCACTATCCCCAATTTGCTAGCACTGATTTCGCTGGAAAATCCAAGAGGGGTCCTCTAGGAGATGCATTGATGGAATTTGATGCATCAGTGGGAGTGATACTAAATGCTTTACGAAAAGCTGGAGTGGAGAATAATACTCTTGTCTTCTTCACTAGTGACAATGG TCCGGAACTGAGGCGACAAATACGTGGTGGGAATGCAGGGCTGTTGAGGTGCGGCAAAGGCACGACGTATGACGGGGGAATGAGGGAACCTGCTATTGCCTACTGGCCTGGCCGTATCACTCCAG GTGTAACCCATGAGCTGGCCAGCACCCTGGACATCCTTCCAACAGTTGCCAGCATCTCGGGTGCAAAGCTTCCACAGGTCAAACTGGATGGATACGACATGAGTGATATCCTCTTCAATAATGGGAAG AGCAAGCGGGAAACCATGTTTTACTATCCGGTCGCCCGCAGCAAAGAGCTGGGAGTTTTTGCTGTGCGTTATGGAAAGTACAAGGCTCATTACTATACTGAAG GTTCCATTCTTAGTGACACTAGCCCAGATGAATCCTGCCACTGGACCGCACCAGTCATGCGACACATACCTCCACTACTCTTTGACTTAGAAGCAGATCCTTCTGAAAACTATATACTCAGCTGCTATGAACTTCCTACTTTCGCTTCAATAATCGAACAGATCCAGAACGAAACAGTCAAATTTGAGTCAGGAATGGAATTTGGAGAAAGCCAAATGGAGAGGGGACTCGACCCTGAACTTGAACCATGTATTAAACCCGGTTGTGAGCCACGGCCTCAGTGCTGTCAACAGACTTAG